Proteins encoded together in one Chelonoidis abingdonii isolate Lonesome George chromosome 1, CheloAbing_2.0, whole genome shotgun sequence window:
- the LOC116836852 gene encoding LOW QUALITY PROTEIN: olfactory receptor 51G2-like (The sequence of the model RefSeq protein was modified relative to this genomic sequence to represent the inferred CDS: substituted 3 bases at 3 genomic stop codons), with product MSAINDTKFNSAVFLLTGIPGKEDIHFWVSIFFCLVYVISIIGNSIILFTIKTDPTLHEPMYIFLSMLAVIDLGLLIATMPTILGIFLFNSREISFNACFTQLFFIHSLQCIESSVLLLMAFDRYVAICNPLRYASILTLPRIAKMGLVCVLRGTAIIFPLPLLLKQFQYCRVNVLSHSYCAHQEVMNLACSDITVNNVYGLCLSYSXXWGWIXLLILLSYVMILKTVLSIVSQTK from the coding sequence ATGTCAGCTATCAATGACACCAAATTCAATTCTGCAGTGTTCCTTCTCACTGGGATACCAGGGAAGGAAGACATCCATTTCTGGGTTTCTATCTTCTTCTGTTTAGTGTATGTTATTTCGATAATAGGAAATTCAATCATTCTGTTCACTATAAAAACAGATCCAAccctccatgagcccatgtacattttcctttccatgttggcAGTCATAGACCTTGGCTTATTGATAGCCACTATGCCGACGATATTGGGCATATTCTTGTTTAACTCTAGGGAAATCAGCTTTAATGCCTGTTTTACTCAATTGTTCTTTATTCACTCTCTTCAATGCATTGAATCTTCCGTGCTCTTGTTGATGGCCTTTGACCGCTATGTcgcaatctgtaacccactgagaTATGCTTCCATCTTAACCCTGCCGAGAATAGCCAAgatgggactggtgtgtgtgctaAGAGGAACAGCCATAATATTCCCACTCCCCCTTCTCCTGAAACAGTTCCAATACTGTCGAGTCAATGTCCTGTCTCATTCCTACTGTGCGCACCAGGAAGTCATGAATTTGGCTTGTTCAGACATCACAGTCAACAACGTCTATGGCTTGTGTCTTTCTTACTCTTAATGATGGGGTTGGATTTAACTGCTCATCTTGCTCTCGTATGTAATGATCCTCAAAACAGTGCTGAGCATTGTGTCGCAGACAAAGTGA